A window from Chrysemys picta bellii isolate R12L10 chromosome 2, ASM1138683v2, whole genome shotgun sequence encodes these proteins:
- the LOC135981407 gene encoding mediator of RNA polymerase II transcription subunit 15-like, with amino-acid sequence MKDRDHNRDAQQCCVKIKELRQAYHKAREANGRSGADPQTCCFYAELHAILGGAATTTPTVCYDSLTGETHREEGSGYEEDEDGGNVDSSQQQGSGETGFPNSQDMFVTLDLEPVTPELTQDPEGTQGTSAANVSPSQRLVNIRKRKRRMRDDMFTELQMSSHADRAQQNAWRQSMSDYRKAQYEREERWRAESRDEQSKLRAEDDRWRQLADRRQESMLRLLQHQTDMLQRLVELQERQQEQRPPLQPLCNQQPSSPSSIASSPRCPRTRCGGLRPPSHSTPDDCPSIRRLAFNKS; translated from the exons atgaaggacagagaccataacagggacgcacagcagtgctgcgtgaaaattaaggagctacggcaagcctaccacaaagccagagaagcaaacggaaggtctggcgCAGACCCGCAAACttgctgcttctacgcggagctgcatgccattttagggggtgcagccaccactaccccaaccgtgtgctatgactccctcactggagaaacacacagggaagagggttcggggtacgaggaagatgaagatggaggtaatgtagatagctcacagcagcaaggaagtggagaaaccggtttccccaacagccaggatatgtttgtcaccctggacctggaaccagtaacccctgaactcacccaagaccctgagggcacacaggggacctctg ctgcaaatgtttctccttcacagaggctagtgaacattagaaagagaaaacggaggatgcgggacgatatgttcacggagctccagatgtcctcccacgctgatagagcacagcagaatgcgtggaggcagtcaatgtcagactacagaaaagcacaatatgaacgagaggagaggtggcgggctgaatcgcgggatgaacagagcaagttgcgggctgaagatgataggtggcgtcagcttgcagacagaaggcaagagtcgatgctccggctgctgcagcatcaaactgatatgctccagcgtttggttgagctgcaggaaaggcagcaggagcagcgaccgccgctacagcccctgtgtaaccaacagccctcctccccaagttccatagcctcctcaccaagatgcccaagaacacggtgcgggggcctccggccacccagtcactccaccccagatgattgcccgagcatcagaaggctggccttcaataagagttaa